DNA sequence from the Oreochromis niloticus isolate F11D_XX linkage group LG8, O_niloticus_UMD_NMBU, whole genome shotgun sequence genome:
tgaacccaaaaaactcattaatatcaaagctgaatgtttttggaagtagtttttagtttgtttttagttttagctattttagggggatatctgtgtgtgcaggtgactattactgtgcataattattaggcaacttaacaaaaaacaaatatatacccatttcaattatttatttttaccagtgaaaccaatataacatctccacattcacaaatatacatttctgacattcaaaaacaaaacaaaaacaaatcagcgaccaatatagccacctttctttgcaaggatactcaaaagcctgccatccatggattctgtcagtgttttgatctgttcaccatcaacattgcgtgcagcagcaaccacagcctcccagacactgttcagagaggtgtactgttttccctccttgtaaatctcacatttgatgatggaccacaggttctcaatggggttcagatcaggtgaacaaggaggccatgtcattagtttttcttcttttataccctttcttgccagccacgctgtggagtacttggacgcgtgtgatggagcattgtcctgcatgaaaatcatgtttttcttgaaggatgcagacttcttcctgtaccactgcttgaagaaggtgtcttccagaaactggcagtaggactgggagttgagcttgactccatcctcaacccgaaaaggccccacaagctcatctttgatgataccagcccaaaccagtactccacctccaccttgctggcgtctgagtcggactggagctctctgccctttaccagtccagccacgggcccatccatctggcccatcaagactcactctcatttcatcagtccataaaaccttagaaaaatcagtcttgagatatttcttggcccagtcttgacgtttcagcttgtgtgtcttgttcagtggtggtcgtctttcagcctttcttaccttggccatgtctctgagtattgcacaccttgtgcttttgggcactccagtgatgttgcagctctgaaatatggccaaactggtggcaagtggcatcttggcagctgcacgcttgacttttctcagttcatgggcagttattttgcgccttggtttttccacacgcttcttgcgaccctgttgactattttgaatgaaacgcttgattgttcgatgatcacgcttcagaagctttgcaattttaagactgctgcatccctctgcaagatatctcactatttttgacttttctgagcctgtcaagtccttcttttgacccattttgccaaaggaaaggaagttgcctaataattatgcacacctgatatagggtgttgatgtcattagaccacaccccttctcattacagagatgcacatcacctaatatgcttaattggtagtaggctttcgagcctatacagcttggagtaagacaacatgcatgaagaggatgatgtggacaaaatactcatttgcctaataattctgcactccctgtagactTCTAATGGCCTGACGCCTCCTGcgtgaggtgttccaggcatgtcctaCCGGGAGGAGGAgcccagggcagacccaggacatgctagagagattatatctaccggacaagctggaggagatggctggggagagggaggtctgagcttctctgcttgggACTGCTGCCCCCACGATCCGGctccggataagcggaagaaaaacGGATGGATGGACTTCTAATGACCAGAAGtgtttttgcaaccacagctatTGCCAGCTCGAGATGTTGAGGTAGAATTCAGGTTTAGGCACTTCCCAGAAGCTACTACAAGTTTGTTTTAGGCATGTAGCTTAAAGCTACATTAGCTGCGACTAACATGACACAGATGAATAAGAAAGAACATCTGGTTTTCTGCACTGATTTTTAATTTGTGAATGAGTGAAACTGACAGTTACGACTATGGTAAATATAAGAGAAAACGCTAAATCGTACTTTTTCAATAAGTGCATGCATTAAAGTAAATTGGACTCTGATGTTAAGAAGAGTTCtcaaaaatgattattttattgtaatgtgCAAAAGTTGCATATATGAATGAACTAATGGTAGGTAAATAGTTTGGTGCACAATATTTAAAGCTGAAAGTGCCTGAAACCACAGGGCAAAACATTGGGAGgataaaatatataaagctGTGTTGTTTTGAGACACAACATTTTGTGCAAAGATGGATATTTGAATTAATAACTACAAAATTTGATCTGAGCTTAATTACAATATAATATGATTTGCCATTGTCAGTGAACTATTAAAGCTTCACAATAATCCAGCAAAAATGTGTTGAGATATATTAAATGACGTTTCTAACTGGAGTTAATTGCCACAGAAACCATACTCATGAAACTTTATTACATAATGATGCAATGTTTCAGATGAGATCAAAGTGGCAGGTTCTCACGCAGACATGCATTTCCATTTACAGAGTGGTAGGAGCCCTAAACGAGATTTTATCAACAATTACAACTTTAATCCAGGAATCTCTCTTTTCCCTtctctttatttgttttcctttgccttatttttttcccctaaatAACTCACGGGCATCAGAAGACTTTTCCTGGGACCAAAATCAACATATAAAATCACTGAAAGACAGTGCTTTAAAAGTAATGAATAATTTATTGGAGGCaattgtctgtttttgtgtatgAATTATTCACTTTTTATGTTCATGCACAGACAATCATTACTGCAAAATCATTCATGCATATTCCCACATCCCTTACTGACTAATTTCCTCTGCTTATCTGGAAGGAAAAGGGCAAGCATTTAGACCTGCCACTGCAATAATgacattttactgtatttttagaGCATGCTACACATAGCTGCTGTTCAAAATCATATGATGTACACACAAAATATGTGAATGTAtaatgttgtttcttttttctttatagcCATTCATCTTTTACAGTACAAGTATGGAATAATTCAGTTTGTCAAGGACGAGGTTCCATATGGTCATGCACTGACTGTTAAACCATTGCCCTGTTTAACAACAAAACCCTACGGGATACATTTTCCACACTAAGTGCATAAAAATCCCAGTTTCCTCCTATTTCTGGCCTAAGCTGCAATAAACATGCTTCTGCGAGGACGCATTAGGAGTTAGGGGACTTTGACACAGCCTGCCAGGCAGTTGTCACCATGTACAACCTTTAATGGAGGGAAAAATTTATCCATTACCTTCGCATTTAGTACAAAAACGTATCAGGTAGCACTTGTGCAATGTCAAGGGGCCATTTTACAAAGAGTTGCTTTGGCCAACCAAAGACGTGTGTGGACACTAATAAAAAGTAAAgttacaagtttaaaaaaaaaaattaacagacGCAATGAGCTCATTTGTTCCaaatttgtctctcagaaggtGTTTAAGTCTCACTGAGCCAGCCTTCAGCTGGAAACATGCAGCACTTTTCATTAGTCAGGAGTGTGAAGCAGCCTTTGGGTGTAGGGAGGGGACGATGCCACTATGCAATAGTTGAATGATTGagataaattaaatatttttttctttgacagCTAAGTATCTATCCTgaagtaatttatttattttttctttgtgagaGTTGCACAAAGTATATTGCTGTTTTACAGGCAAAGAATCCTGGCACATCTACATTTAATTCCAATGTACAATAACATGATATAAAGTCAATCCACTTGGTGATATGGGTCCAAGTGCCCTTTTCCCCCCTGTTTTTTTAACTGGTGGTTTGCCAAGTTTATAATAGCTTTTAAAACCCCCTGTGTTTCTTCAGGGAATGTAAGCTGTTCAAATGTCATTATAATTAAAAGTTCATACTTAAAACAGCAATTTAATATATCTTGctggtttaaaattaaaaagtgtCAGGGGATGTTGTGATTGCTTATGAGAGAGCCAACGCTTAGCAGCCACCTTAGACACACATGCATTTTCTGTATGTAACACAAGTAATAGACtgtttagaaaataaaaaactttaagCATGTGCCAGGTTAGAATTAGCCAGTGATGCTTAATGCTAACCTAGTTTAGCTAGGTTTATGTTAgcttgtgtatttgtgtaggcttttgtttttgttagcaAAACAATGGTTATCAAGTGTAAAATCAATAATATATCCATATTTTCTCTGTCTGTTACCCTATAGTAGTATACGGCAACACACAGACAATTATATGTTATAGACTGTTAAGAAAATGAAACTTTAATTATCTGCCAGTTTAGCATTAGCCAGTAATGCTCAATGCTAACTTAGCATCTTAGCTAGTATTTACTAGCATGTGTGTTTATTGTAGGCTCTGTATTTTTCGGTCCTACAGTAGTATAGGGCAACACATGGACAATTGtactatttttgttttgttttgttttacttttagcGATGTAAACCTATTTCCTATTGCAAATCATGTTTGTCAAGTATGCCGGCCAAACATTCTTATCACGAGTAGAGTTTCAATTGACCATAAAACAGTATAAGATGATTTCTTTCTAACCATTAGCCAGCCCAGATTACCATGCATGTCATTTACATTAAGTGTTCCAActtaaatccaaaataaatggAAACTTGTAAACCCAAATCTTGTTGTTTTACATCATTAAAGATGATTGCTGTACAATCACTACACCCTggaagaacagttcaaagaaaactttaaaacCCTCAAATTACCATGatattcatgcccatgatgagtggaTGTAAACCACAACTGTATACACATGAAAGCCTTACTTTGATGGCAGTGGTTAAAGCATTAGAGAAGAATAATATGTGCATGCATATGTGTGGTGTGCAAGCACTAATGTGGAGCTGTATTCTCTCTGTGAATTATGGTGGGCGTCACTCAGCACATTGTTTTCCAAGAGTGGTAATATATGACACACTGCTACTCTCATTCACAAACCACCAAGTAATCAAAAGTAAAGCCCTACCAATATCTTAGCTGCTCATAAATATTGGATTTTCCTGCTATTTGTCATTTTGTGGAAAGAAAGAATCGGGATGTTATTGTGAAACATAAATGAGATTCGTTTCATTAGTAAATGTATGAGGATAAAAACTGAGCTGAGCTGCTCAGCTGTGATATCCTGCCGTGGCAGTCTGGACTTAGATATGATCTGCATTATAACTGTAATGTAATCAGTTGTTTCTATAGAACATAATCTGTAAAAGAACAGCAAGTACAAGCATTGTACATCAGCTGGCTACACCCATAGCGCTCCTTCCAAAGCTCTTATTGCCAAgttagtgtttgtgtgtcctgaGACCTCCACCTTTTCTATTCCTCGTCCCCCCTCCCCCTGAGTTCATCCTCTGTTTCCCTCTGCTGCACTGTCACCatttctccagcttcctctGTAACGAATAGTTGTAACCACAATTTTCAGAAGTCAAAAATAGGACTACCTTAGTATTAGGGTACGTTATATCATCGGGGGTGACTTAGAATCCACAATATATGATTTATGTAAACTTTTGctaacaattttatttataattataattttttgtGACCAAATATTTAAATAGCACAATGGAGGAAAAAACATCACCCACACCTtagataaacaacaacaaaaacaagataaaaaaaatctttttttaaaaagcaatagTGCTATTTCAGAAATACCATCTACCTCTGCccttgaccttgaggtcaaggtcactgagattGAAATTTGTcagagatttttagtagatatgCCTATGGCAggggtggccaactccaggcctcgagagccggtgtcctgcaggttttagataacaccctgggtcaacacacctgaatcaaatgatgagctcattaccaggcctctggagaacttcaagaaatgttgagggggtaatttagccatttaaatcagctgtgatggatcaaggacacatctgaaacctgcaggacaccggctctcgaggcctggagttggccaccccTGGCCTATGGTATCAATATGAAACTCTTTCGTCACCTCGTGGTCAAGTTACTGCATTGACAAACTTGGGCCATCGCACCGCCTGCCCGGCAGGTTGACGACAATACTCTATCAGCCTTTTATGGCTGAGGGGTAACAAAAAATCGGACTGCCGATGTTGCAGCTAAACTTTGAAAATCTGAAAATTCCCATTTTTGGATATCAAATTATTGATATTTGTCAAAGCCCATGGTGAGGCTATAGTGAAACAGGCATCTCTCCAAATTCATGACATACAGACACTTAATCATGCCCATTTACATCACATTTAAATGCACTGGGCATCGTAGGCACATGGTAAATGTTATGGAAGAGCATATGTATCTTTCACCACAGCTTCTGACAAAATAGTAGTGTGAGTGAGTTGTAACCTCTTAGTCCATGTAGATTTCAAATAACTATAACCACTTAGGACTTACTAAGAATTAATTAGTTATGATTACGGATGTTTAACCAACTTTTCCGCATAAGATGTTATCTCCATGCCTAAGAAATAACAATACTATTCTGCATGTCACATCAGCATACAGAGGTCTGTCAGTGCAATCAGTGAAGAGTAAAATGTCCAATACACACATTAAAACAGTTATGTTAATGATATCTCTGAGTCAGACATGATGCCTGTCAGGTCCATTTAATTGATGACTTTTTTAAGATGTTTGGTTTGGCATTTTTGATTTGGCTCTTAGATTGTATATTGGTACATTTCAATCCCTATGAAAAGTTTTGTGACaacacccccacacacacacagcctctgTACTACTGATAAATAGTTTCCTTCCCACGCTGACTGTGAGCCAACAATAATGACTGAGATGATTGTGAACAATTACCTGTCAGCGTTTTGGGAAAACGGTTAAAGGGAAATAGTTTTTACAGTTGATTGCTTAATATTGATTTGCTTTATTCTACTTAGAAAGCTCCTTTTCTCGGCCGTATTGTCTGTACAATTGTGCTTTTCCCATTGGTGTTTGTAGTCCAAAATGATGGCAGCGCTAACATAGATCAATCTAGCAACAGTTATCAAAAAAGCACGACAGTTTTGATGCTGTGCATACCAGCAAGTAGGAATTCTGAGAACATGAATAGACGTGTTCAATGCTATCTGCAATCACATAACTCAGTCTTTCCTGTTATAGAAAACTCCTACAAAGCCACCAACTCTAAAGCATGCAATGACTCTCATTTTGCTAATGCCTAATTGCCAGAAATGACGAAAGCACAAAGCTGTACTTAGGGAACGTCTTGTCTTGTTCTCTTATCAGTTAAAATGTCAGGAATGTTAGAGAAAAAGCTGCTCCTACCTCACAAACTGCTGTTATGAGCTCGTAGCGATGCCGTGTGCGTGAGCATGAAGCTCTCAGTGCACTGCTGACTGCTGGCAGATGGCGATCTACGCGGTGAACGTTGAAAACGACTCCTCCTGTTGAAGTAGTTGCCAGTTGTCCACAAGCGCTTGTTCTTCCTCAGATACTCCTTGTAGTTCTTGGTGAGCAATGTGTAGAGGAACGGGTTGATGCAGCTGTTGGAGTACGTCAGGCATGTGGTCAGGTAGTTGATGTTACGTTTGACTTTGGTGGAGAGAGGCAACGAGGGGTGAAACTCGCCCAGCAGTTGCCAGATCCAGAAGGGCAGGAAGCATGCCCAGAATAGGAGCACGATTGTAAAGATCAAGTACAGCACCTTCAAGGACATAAGAGCACAAAGAGGTGCCATCAGTGAGACTCAGATTTCACTTGGTGGGACACCTGATATTGGAATGTAAAATGCCAAGCTAATGTTAATGctagccctgtgatggactggcaaCCAGTTGAGGGTCTACACAGGCTCTCACACTGTGAAACctggatgggtgggtgggtgggtgggtgggtaggtggatggatggataagcAAACAAAATAGCCAATACAAAGTGCAGACTTAAGGTCTTCCACACCAATTTGACAAACATCACAATAATGTGCTGTCGCAACATATATTAAACTAACTTTTATTTGCTGTAAAATAGTAGCAAGACCATAGTAATCTATTAATACTGTTCATAACCAAACATCTGCTTCTTTAATGTGATATCTTATGTGGTGCTGCTAGGTCAAATGACTTCAGGTAAATGTCACTATATCTTGGCTACTTTGTAGAAGGTCCTCTGCACTAATATAAAAAGACATTTCAGTTATATCACTTTAGCCAAGTGATAGGACTTAACCCAAACCCTACAAAACCCCTATGTTCTGGACAAAGGCAAAAAGAGCTTTTGTGGAAAGAATGCAAATAGTTTTTGAGCTGTATCAGTTATCAGAATGATTTGTTTCCTAACTGATAAGACTTTGGAGAacaatttaataaaaattacatattttgATTGGGTTAAAGGTCATTATTAATGATGAGTTAGTCGTCAGAGGGTAAATAAGCTACCAACCAATTTCTGGTTATGGGTACGGTTAGGATTATGTTAACATAATAATTTTCAACTATTTGGCATACTTAAACAAAAAACTTATTACAGAACGAAAAAATGCATGCATAAGATTTTTTTGCAACTTTGGCAAGTGTTTACAACTCAAATTAGTCTTAACCTTTAACAAGTCTTGTTGTGCACTGTAATAGTatctatactttttttttatcagtgaaTCTGGTTGTCCCCAGATCTTTAATAGTGTCCCTATACAGTAACTCATCTAAGGTGTTGTATGGAAGCCAATGTTAACTCCTTAATCCTTTCAGTAACTTCCTATAGACTttggttgtgttgtgttgtgtttcttGTGTTCTTGTGTGACTTTAGCAACTATTGCAAAACTATTTCCCTGTGGGGAATACTGACGTAATTTTCATTTCTTGGTGCAGCACAATAACAGCAAGAGGTTCACAGTGAAGCACAGCCCTGGTAGGGAAGGAGAGAACTGTTAGGATATCAAATAGTAGCAATTTTAAAGGTAGGGCAGTCTATATTTTCCCTTGCGCTTCAAGATTCTCACCCTTAAATACAACTGATGGGTTACATTTAAGCGCGTCGGGCGAAAATAAAACCATCTTAAGCCCTGCTATGAAAAAAAATGGAATGCGCATCAGACAAACACTGCATGAAGTACATCTTGTTTAGTAGTGGAATGTCTATGGAGGTTTGTACAGCACCACTGTGTCTAACTTCAAACATATTCATTAGGTTGGTGTTGATGGATGTGTTCATCTCCTGCTGAGCTGAACACTGGGAAAGATGCAAGAGACGAGGCCGAGGGTGAGGCAGCTCACCAAAAAAGGAGAACTGAGATCGAGTTGGAGAGTCTGTGTGAAAATAACTGAAGAATTTTTAAGATATTATGTGATGCTCTCTTATTGATATAGTTGTTTCAGAGTATATTGTACGAAGCTTGGCCTaagtaacatttattttttccattccAGCTTTTGTATATGAGGATGTGCTTGGCTGAAAAAATAATGAGCAGATAAATCTAGAACATTATAATTATCTGTAGACTAATAAAGAGTTTAtctaataataatcatttgATACATAATAGTGTAATAGTCGCACGCGCCATTTCTCTGTGGTTTTTGTAAAGTTGTATAATTATAATTACATATTCTTAGTTATGTAACATATTAATACAGGATCTTTAATAGTAATGGAGTGGTATTAATGCTATTAGTATGTCACATTAGCATTTTTACTTGTGCAAAGTCGTGGGATATGTCTTCCAACATTGACAAAAGGGATGAGGCCAATATTAACCAAGTGGCTACTTAATCTTTCCAAGGTCCTTACCAAGCCATTCCATTCTCTAAATCTTAAACCAATTCTTTGATTtcaatctatttttttttcaactgtcAATTATTGACACTATTGGAAGGCATTTATAAATAATGTCCCACTGTGATAAACTCCTAGAGAATGGCTAGTGGCCGCATTGGCCACCTACGATCACTAGAGAAAAATATGACTCATTGTCGAGTGGTTGTTGAAAGTTGCTGACTGTCATACTGTAAAGTGAAATTGGTCTCAAAAATGGTTTTGTACCAAAAACCTCTATGGTTGTTGTGGTCACTAGCAGACTAGCAGATGGCAATTGCCTGAAGGTTTTTATCTCATTGTTATCAGTCTCACCAAGCAACCTCTTGCAACCACTTGGCAACCAGTCAGTCATGACATTGACTTTTCTCTAACAACCGAGGTTACCAGGCAGTCACCAACCAGTCTCTAAACCTGTGTGACAAGGGCTTTAAATCTGTGGGAAACACTGTATTGCtcttttgtttccaggaagaaATGTGGCTTTGAATAGAATTGGCATAGATAGCTGAGTAGTGGCATTTAAATATTCAGTCCACACAAAAAGAAGACAGTAAGTGCAATGATAAAGCAAAATAGTCACATTAAACACATTGATTTGTGCTTAACTTACCTTTTGATTTGGTAATTTTTTGGTCTGCTTGAACGTCTCCGTCTGTGAAATCCAATAAGTGCGTGCAAGCTGGATGTAAAGATAGCCAATAATCAGTCCTGGAGCAACAATGCTAGTGCAAAACAGGAAGGAGAGGTAAATCTTGTAGGAGAGCGGTGACAAAGTGGTCTGACACATAGACTTGGTGCCCACTGCCACCAGTTGAATTCTCACGATCATCGGTAGGGTGAGGATT
Encoded proteins:
- the uts2r gene encoding urotensin-2 receptor encodes the protein MTTVSMEPVGVLVEKGGNATDSPLNSLEDTAATFTIGTILSIMCLIGVSGNIYTLVVMCHSMRSAASMYIYIINLALADLLYLLTIPFVVCTHFLKGWYFGNAGCWTLISMDFLTMHASIFTLTIMSTERYFAVLKPLDTVKRSKSYRKAIALLVWVASLILTLPMIVRIQLVAVGTKSMCQTTLSPLSYKIYLSFLFCTSIVAPGLIIGYLYIQLARTYWISQTETFKQTKKLPNQKVLYLIFTIVLLFWACFLPFWIWQLLGEFHPSLPLSTKVKRNINYLTTCLTYSNSCINPFLYTLLTKNYKEYLRKNKRLWTTGNYFNRRSRFQRSPRRSPSASSQQCTESFMLTHTASLRAHNSSL